The Myxocyprinus asiaticus isolate MX2 ecotype Aquarium Trade chromosome 19, UBuf_Myxa_2, whole genome shotgun sequence nucleotide sequence GAGTCAGACACACTCTTAAGGAAAGGCAGTGGCCAAATAATCCCGAAAATCCACTCttatcacacattatagcaaAATCCACATGAAGTTTGATCAAGACCATGATCAGATATTTATTCCAGGACATTTGATGAAACAGTTTGTagaagtttattttttcattaagtaGTCAAGTGTCCCTAATTAAAGAAAACTCTTGCATATCTTCAATGACTCACCTACCCCAGTGAAGGTGCTGTTGGTTCAGTGTATGTTTGAATGTTTATTTGTCATTGTAAGGTAGGTGATCTGCCGGATGCTGACATTAAACCTCCCGAGAACGTGCTGTTTGTGTGTAAACTGAACCCTGTCACCACAGATGAAGACCTAGAGATCATCTTCTCACGCTTTGGTGCCATTAAATGGTGAGAGAATAGAGCTTTTTACACTTGCCAAATGCAAGTAactaaaaatttttttgaaacaaaataattaaaaaaaaaatatgtggtgCAAATCGCAATGTAAGAATGAAAGTCTGACCTCATAGTTGTGGTTAAAGATCAGGGCTGTATACTGAAAGAAGTGGTTCATGAACTATGGTCATTGTGCCTTTGAGGTAGACACTTAACTGGGCTCTAATTATGCTCCCATGCAAATAACTTTTGTGATAAAGCATTTGGCATGTCAATAAGTACTGTAGAGTGTTGTCTACTGTCATTGGTCTgacatgtctgtgtttgtttgcagTTGTGAGATCATCAGGGACTGGAAGTCGGGAGATTCTCTGTGCTACGCTTTTATCGAATTTGAAAAGGTCTGTCTTTGTGAAATAAGATTTCAATTAGTTCAATTCTGTAGACAGTCTCAAACTTTGTGCAGTAGTTTTACTCGGTCAAGGTCACTACAAGAATCAGTTAATAGTCCATAACAGTTTTTTAACAGGGTGGgtgggcaggcaggcaggcaggcaggcattcggagtaaattttagagattgttgtgtgtgaaaatcccaggagatcagcagttacagaaatactcaaaccagcccatctggcaccaacaatcatgccacggtccaaatcacgatcactcccccccccccattctggtggttgatatgaacattaactgaagctcctggcccatatctgcatgattttatgcactgctgccacacgattggctgattagataatcgcatggatggttgttggtgccagaggggcttgagtatttctgtaactgctgatctcctgggattttcacatacagtagtctctagaatttactcagaatggtgccaaaaacaaaaaacatcccgtgggggcagttctgtggatggaaacaccttgatgAGGGAGGTCAATAGAGAATTGTCAGTTCGAActtacaaagtctacggtaactcagataaccgctgtGTACAATCGTGGCGAAaaggtgctgttttggtggcatgagggcaacctacacaatgttaggcaggtggttttaatgttgtggttgatctgtgtgtgtgtgtgtgtatgtatatatataatatatatatatatataattaaaaatatactggttatgactgtaaccctggttccctaaaaggagggaacgagatgctgcgtcagtagctgataCTGTGGgaaactcctcccaggagtgactTTCTCTGAAGCCCTTTAGAATCACACCAATCTATTGGCAGAAGGTGCTTGACGTTCCACCCCTGACGTGCGCATCACTGCAGGCATATAAACCAGAGCACAGTGCCATTTCATCAGGATTTTTTGACTAAAGGGAAGAAAGTGAATATCTCGGTCCCTCAACGGCGAGAAATCATTAGTGCGACAAACgtacacagcgtctcgttccctctttTCAGGGAATCAGGTTTACAGTTGTAACCAATACATCccctttcaagttggtcactGACGCTATGGGAAAATGTGTACCATCTTGCCGTGCTACTGATTTACACGCACAAGGCAACACCTACTTACCATTAGGGTATTTGAAAGATGCCGACATAGTCTCAACctcatatttaaaaataagaagGAAAAGAGAAACTCAATAACCACGCATTGTTAAAAATATAGCAATGACACTTGCCATACTGGGTATGGCTGCACAGAAATTCCCATCCACACCGCAGTAGGGAAATGAAGTCCTTTACGGTCATAGACCAACAGACTTAAGTAATGTCACAAGCCAACAGGATATTTAGCTCTTCAGTCTGAGTAGAGTCAAGGAATGGTATGAATATATCAACAGCCAGAACACAATGTTTCTGTGAACACTGAGAAATCAACTCTCCTTTTCGGTAAGTATCCAGGAAGAGAGGAAACATCCaagttataaaacctggcaaaggtgttaggGAAAACCCAGCCCGCAGCCAGGCAGATGTCCTGTAATGATACACCACAAGCCCAGGAGGAGGTCGTGCTCCTGAtagagtgtgctttaacacccaTGGGACACTGTACACCTTGCAAATCCTAAGCAAGCGTAATGGCTTGAACaacccagtgagaaagtctttgcttggagagcAACGAGGCATATAGCTGCCTCGttgagggggctctggcctgtatTATGGTGTTGAGCACTGGCTGCGATAATCCAACTGTGTCAGAAGAGCCCCATTCATGGGGGCAAACATGAAGCTTGAACAGCTGTTGCAGAGGATGCAAGATTGTGTCTCGAGCCTACGAAAGCAGATCTTTCAATGGAATTCTCCACGGAGGGCATCCAACTGCTCTACCAGCTCTAGGAACCAAGGGCAGTTGGAGCACTCCGGCACAACCAACAAGTACGGTTTCCCTGTTCTCCTGAATTTTGCACAACACTTGGTGTAGCAAACGAACTggagggaatgcatacttgcgtttcgctggccatttgtgagctaggGCATCCAAGCCCAGCGAAGTCTGAGTCATGAAGTACCAGAGGCAACAATGTTTGATATCCGGGGAGGTAAACAGCTCCTCCTCTGCTTCCCTGAATACCTCCCAAATCCTCAGAACAgcctgagggtgaagtctccattcctcTTGGCTGAACCCCTAATGCCACAGTCCAGCTCACACCAGAAGAGTTGGTGCGCCAGGTCCAATATTGGGTGCAAAACGGCACTGCAGAGTTGTCAGTCCGGATCAGAATATGAAAGCCCTGCACAGCTTGCCAAAAAGGTCTGAGAGCTAGGAAGACTGCAAGCAGCTCTAGGTGATTTATGTGCCAAGCCACTTGCACATCTGTTCAGGTGCCAAAGGGCCCTCGTACAGGGCTTCCCAACCTGTGTTGGACACCTGTGTTGTGATATCTATGCTCCTGTTCACAAAGAAAACGCAGGACTTTTCCAAATAGCTAGTGCTGCTAAGCAGCCAACACAAGAAGCGACCGTGACGAGGCACTCTCGAGTTGACCTAGCACTTGAGATCCCTAAAATGGAACAAACCCAGTGGGGTGATGGTGACTGTAGAGGCCATTAAACCTAAGGCATGCTAAAAGTACCTATCTTGAAGCTTGTCAAGCATCAGAGAATAGAATAGGGTCCTTTCGTCAGTCAGACATGCTGACATGGTCACAGAGTTGAATTTCATTCCCAAGAAGGAAACAAAATGGCTGGGCACCATCACACCCTTCGCCCAGTTGACTTTGAGACCTAAAGGCTCCAAATGCCTTGTGCCTCTGACTGCGCTAAATGCAATCAGTCATCAAGGTAATTCAGGACACAGATGCCACTTAGCCTCAGCGGCACAAGCGGCGCATCGtcacatttcgtgaatgtgcgaggagctaAGGACAagccgaagggcaggactttgaactggtatgcagtgccctcgaaggtgaatctcaagaatggcTTGTGATGAGGGGCTATTTGCACATGAAAGTATGTGTCTTTCAGTTCGATCAACACAAACCAGTCCAGAGGATGGATGTGAGACAAAATCTCTGAGTAACCATCTTGAATGGAGACTTCACAAGTGTCCGGTTCAAGTGTCTCAAGTTCAGAATGGGCctcagcccttttttttttttttttttttttttttggcgaccACAAAAAAGTGGCTGTAGAACAATTTCTGTTCGTCACGATGGAGAACAGGACGGCATTAATGCAAGGCAACTTTCTCCACAAACTGAAGCATGTAGCAATGTTCGATTGTGCACAGTACCCAACTGGAGATGCCCGGAAGAACATGCCACGCATGTGCGGTATACCGGTACCAACAAAATATTGCAATacgaaatattttaacattttatagaTGAAATCAACAACAATTTGGCAATTAAATCCAAATCTTGATATGGCCAAATGTGATCATTGAActgcagaaggatgtcatttaatatATTGTCTGCATGCGCTGCACGCTTCATGAAGGAGAGGTGCAGCTCTGCTGTCTGTAATATGACATACACAGACTCAACGTAATGGTCAATGCAGTTTGTTTAGTGTTTGAACTGGTGTAAACACTTACATGGAAAGGCTTCAGAAAGCAGCACTCCTGAGGGGAgtttcccatagcgtcagctactgacTCAGCGTCGAAGTGACCGACTTCCAAGGGAACGTTGCATTATTAAATAACTGGGATAGAGCCTGAAATTCGGTACTAAAGATGTAAAAAGTCTTCAGATTAAGTGAAAGTGGTTTTCTCAGTTTCTCAAGAAAATGTGTACGTGCAGGGTTGATCTCTGACcatgttaaatgtatttttatttgattttggtaAGGAGGAAGACTGTGAGAAAGCATACTTTAAAATGGATAATGTCCTAATAGATGATCGGCGAATCCATGTGGACTTCAGCCAATCTGTGTCCAAGATCAAATGGAAGGGCAAAGGTCAGTCTGTGTTGTCCTTGTTATCTGATTAATTACTAAAAAGGGAATAACATGGATGATCTTTTAGGTAATAAAACttgattaaataatatatatccTCTATACTCAATCTATGGTCAAATATTTTCACCAaagaatttaaattctgtcaattCTGCTCGCCATCATTTCTTTCCAAAccagtatgctgttatttttttctctggaacacaaaaggagaatttttgaagtaTCTTCACACAAATTTTTCAATTCAACAGCAGTTTATAATGATTGTAGCGGAGTTGCCATCAAcgtattttaatgcaaattttgtGATTTAGCATAAAAATGCTGTATAGAAAAACCACTATGCGaatacattttccaaaatgtgcataaaaaaaaaaaaaacctacactcgcttaaggtggatacattttttatttggtaaGAGGACATGCACAAActacaatggaaacacatttacagaatataTTGTTATAGAATTTATGTTTGAATATCGATGCGTTAAAGTCATGcgactttgcctcaacaagctatgtgaatacataattcacTCGGAGAATATCAGCGATATCACAGCATACCATcttaaatgttgctctggttattgcGAAATGCTAAAGTCTGTCATCAAATTGATTGGCTACTGGTCTGACTCGCTGaacgctagcaaacatgaagtaAAGTGCAaggaatttattacatttaataaaagagccaccgTGGCCTCAACTTCcagttttatttctgttttgcaCCAGTTTCCCAAGAAGTGACTAATTTTGTTCTCTCAAACATATGGGATGGAAACGCttctttatttgcatttttatatatatatatattgcgatTTGGTTTATGCGAAACATCCTAATTTGGGTCTGCTCCTCGCACAAaattatcatatgacttcagaagacttggaaaatagcacCCATAcagtatgaactacttttattatgctttaatgatacttaaaggaatgttccaggttcagtacaagttaagctcaatcgacagcaattgtggcgtaatgttgattaccacaaaaatatattttgatgtccctccttaaaaaaaaaaaaaaaaattaaaaaagcaaaactcgattacagtgaggcacttacaatggaagtgaatgggggcaatttttggagggtttaaacagaaatttgacacttataattttataaaagcacttacatgaattcttctgttaaatcttttgttttatttcagctgtaaagttgttaaatcatcatttatggtcattttagggcttAAGGTTTTGTTGaccatggtaacgaagttgtaaaaattggcagtaactttacacagaaatggttactaaaatcatgtttacacacatatcctttgtctttgattataattttgaaaaagtgagtattttaatgttaaaaaattggcccacattaagtgcctcactgggttctcgatttttttttttttttttttttttttttcttttataaaggagggacgagtctatttatttatttgtggtaatcaacattatgccacaaatgctgtcgactgagattaacttgtattgaacccggaatattccttttaatgctatgttttttttacctttttggagcttggcatggTCACTTTAACTGTTGTATGGAAAGAGCTGCTTCAAGATTCTTCAAAactgtctccttttgtgttctatggaaaaatGACGGGTTGgtaatgaaatgagggtgagcaTATGTTGAAAGAATTTTAATAAAGTTAACTTTATATGAATAAATTAAAGAGTTAATATATTGGATGGAGTGGTTTTAATGTCCGTACGTGCTTCATTTCTAGGTGGGAAGTACACCAAGGAAGACTTTAAGGCCTATGAGAAAGACTTGGACAGCAAATCCAAACTGGCTTTAAAAGACAAAGTTAAAACCAAGCAAGAGTATCCTTCTAatcaacttatttaaaaaatacttaaagacaattatatttcactttttatCTTTTGCTGCTTTGGAATGGAAGTTTTATATAGCAAATTCCAAAAATGGCAGAGATCATCCAAAGATTTGTTTTGAGTCCTAAAAATTTTATGGCATACTTGGTGTTCATCTTTAGTTTAGGAATTCTTTAACTTTTTTTCCTAAAGCTCCCGTTATGAGCTTCTCTtagatgatgatgaggatgagagGAGGGCGGATGTCAGAGAGAAACAAGACAAGAAACGACATTCAGACAATGAGAGAAAGGACAAGAAATCAAAGGTACACTTTTGTTGAAATAATTATAACTATAtatctgaataataacacatctagtttaatggcacagaaattTGAAGGCAACTGTATCACCCCCTTGAGGTTTATTTCCGGCACAGTAAAGCAATTTGCGCGTGCAATTGTCTGTCTGCGTAAATCTGTCAGTATTTTCTTCTCTGTCTCATTCGTTTGTGTATTTTGATTTCTAGGATCGTGATGAGAGTCGAAGAGACAAAGATAAAGGCAGACAGCGTTCACGctctagagaaagagagagatataaGGAACGAGAGCGGGGCTGGGATAAGGACAAGCACAGGGACAGAGACCACAAACATCACAAAGAGAAGAGCCACAGACGAGATCGCAGTCGTAGTCCTAAGAGATCAAAGTATTACAGCTGACACTGTGTTGACTTACTGCTACAATAATAACAGATGTAACTTTTTACTCTTATTAAGATGAATTTCATACATAAACATACAGGTGGACAGATGTTATTAGCAAGTGCAGctttcaaacatttttgttttttaaatgcagtTGCATTTTGTTTCCCCTCCACACTAGCATGCAAAGTTTGTTTTGTCTGCTCAGGTATGATTCATGTCATCTCATTATTTCAGGATAATTATTTGAAAGCTGTTAAACCGAAAATCTGTTTGTCTATGTATGGAGTCAATGTATAATGAaagtattgttgttttgttttttgcttctgTTAGTTATGCCAATTTGCAGCATGGTAGGCAGTACttttaaaaaaggttttgaaaagtTTATGAATGATGCAAATTtaggcagaacatttaaaaagttGTAGTTGATGCAGATTAATAGATTATAAAACATACATACCCTTTTTTTCGTTTAAGTTTCATGAGTTTGTGTGCATGAACAATacgcagggttcccactcttttcaaggcacaattttctagtacattttatgtgcccaacaggtataatatttaagcaaaaacactcAAGAGGTCATGaacattgtggttattttttctgaattccatatttgacagtttaattaaaaaattttatctctttaaatcaaatgaaaaaaaatgtgtggccaaaaaaaaaaaaagtccccatttggatttaaataagcagatacttaagagcctatgattggatcattattgcagtgattaatatgtttcagctggcaacaattcttttaaccctaaatgatgcagtgtgtagcttcccatttcttaaacaaccatgtcggaagacgtatcctgtggtcaTGGAAAGATTGTTACTGTTTCAGAagaggcaaattattggcctgcatcaagcaaagaaaacaaccaaggagactgctgaaatcactggaattgagtTAAGAACTgttcaacgcattattaaaacctggaaggatagtggtaaCCTGTCAGttttgtggaagaaatgtggtctgaaaaagatcttgaatgatcgtgatcggagatcactaaaacgcttgaagtcacgtCGTAAAAAATTGACAGTATTACTCAAGGCTATGTTCAATAATGAAAGAaaaagcatttccacatgcacaatgtgaccagaacttacaggattgggactaaacagctgtggcCAGAAGAAAGCCACTTGTCAGTGATGTTAATCGGAAAAACAACTtccatttgctagggagcataaagattgaactgtggagcaatggaaaaaggtcatgtggtctgatgagtccaggtTTACCCTATGCCAAAGCGATGGTCGCGTCAGGGTAAGTAGGAAaacacatgaagcgatgcacacGTCATGAAGAGTGCCCACTGTACAGGCCTC carries:
- the LOC127409906 gene encoding peptidyl-prolyl cis-trans isomerase-like 4, giving the protein MAVLLETTLGDIVIDLYTEERPKASLNFLKLCKIKYYNYCLIHNVQRDFIIQMGDPTGTGRGGESVFCKVYGDQARFFESEKMPRIKHRKKGTVSMVNNGSDQHGSQFLITTGENLDYLDGVHTVFGEVTEGMDVLTKINEAFVDSDFIPYQDIRINHTVILDDPFDDPTGLPVPDRSPEPTKEQLDSGRIGADEAINDEDGRDAEELDELIKEKEAKTQAILLEMVGDLPDADIKPPENVLFVCKLNPVTTDEDLEIIFSRFGAIKCCEIIRDWKSGDSLCYAFIEFEKEEDCEKAYFKMDNVLIDDRRIHVDFSQSVSKIKWKGKGGKYTKEDFKAYEKDLDSKSKLALKDKVKTKQDSRYELLLDDDEDERRADVREKQDKKRHSDNERKDKKSKDRDESRRDKDKGRQRSRSRERERYKERERGWDKDKHRDRDHKHHKEKSHRRDRSRSPKRSKYYS